A single Pantoea deleyi DNA region contains:
- a CDS encoding methyl-accepting chemotaxis protein — MKKILDRINLPAKFLLLGSFALVLFILPTFLFIQTGNQLIDTKNVELSGIPVEKKVLKLLNLLQRHRAESAIAISLNKADNAPRMELVAQINTLSRTIEDDLRKNDEQAPPLKSLQRVTQEWDQLQNDINAGQLTLATSLTRHAHLIQGLLDTNQDVLDFYQLSLDADLNTYQLIVSIYSRLPLLTETLGQIRANGTSLIASGNISETDRSRLAFQIDNGRTALTQFSKNMDKVFSIEPELKSAFSGLAQDASQQAQDALQLADSIFVSGHASVAPVEYVRVFTQAINRYAELGNQSSIRLEQMMELQIDQKRQSQYLLLAGLLAVALLAIIVAVMITRSVTRPVKEAVEVASRVAAGDLTAQMIVSGSNEMAELLNALLRMQERLSQLVSDIKGNAATIANSSEEIARGNGDLSSRTEEQAASLAETAASMEQLAAIIKQNADNTRFASDRAESATQAALSSGAAMDSVMETMHKIRGSSGKIEEITSVIDSIAFQTNILALNAAVEAARAGEQGKGFAVVASEVRALAQRSASAAKEIKGLIEQSVGHAQEGIAMAQNAGNKVKQSVSAIEQTSQLMRDISSSSEEQSSGILQVNIAVNQMDQVTQQNAVLVEESASSADELAARAVQLRTMVAVFQTA, encoded by the coding sequence TACCTTCCTGTTTATTCAGACGGGCAATCAACTTATCGATACTAAAAATGTCGAGCTGTCGGGCATACCGGTAGAGAAGAAAGTCCTGAAATTACTTAACCTGTTGCAGCGTCATCGTGCTGAGAGCGCTATCGCCATCTCCCTGAATAAGGCAGATAACGCACCCCGTATGGAGCTGGTCGCGCAAATCAATACCTTATCCCGGACGATTGAGGATGATCTGCGTAAGAATGACGAACAGGCGCCGCCGCTGAAGTCGCTGCAACGGGTCACCCAGGAGTGGGACCAGCTGCAGAATGATATCAATGCAGGCCAGCTGACGCTGGCAACCAGCCTGACGCGCCACGCGCATCTGATTCAGGGTCTGCTGGACACCAATCAGGATGTGCTGGATTTCTATCAGCTGTCGCTGGATGCTGACTTAAACACCTATCAGCTGATCGTCAGTATCTACAGCCGCCTGCCGCTGCTGACCGAAACCCTGGGTCAGATCCGCGCCAATGGCACCTCGCTGATTGCGTCCGGTAACATCTCAGAGACCGATCGCAGTCGTCTGGCGTTCCAGATCGACAATGGCAGAACGGCGCTGACGCAGTTCAGCAAAAACATGGATAAAGTTTTCTCCATTGAGCCTGAGCTGAAAAGTGCGTTTTCCGGCCTGGCCCAGGACGCCAGTCAGCAGGCACAGGATGCGCTGCAGCTGGCAGATAGCATTTTTGTCAGCGGGCACGCCAGCGTGGCACCGGTGGAATATGTCCGGGTCTTTACACAGGCGATCAACCGCTATGCCGAACTGGGCAACCAGAGCAGCATCCGGCTGGAGCAGATGATGGAGCTTCAGATCGATCAGAAACGCCAGTCGCAGTATCTGCTGCTGGCAGGACTGCTGGCGGTGGCGCTGCTGGCCATCATCGTGGCCGTCATGATCACCCGCTCGGTTACCCGACCGGTTAAAGAGGCGGTCGAAGTGGCCAGCCGCGTGGCCGCCGGGGATCTGACGGCGCAGATGATCGTTTCCGGCAGCAACGAAATGGCGGAGCTGCTGAATGCGCTGCTGCGTATGCAGGAGCGTCTTTCCCAGCTGGTCTCCGATATCAAAGGTAACGCCGCCACCATTGCCAACTCTTCCGAAGAGATCGCGCGCGGCAACGGCGATCTCTCGTCACGCACGGAAGAGCAGGCGGCGTCACTGGCGGAAACCGCGGCCAGTATGGAGCAGCTGGCGGCCATCATTAAGCAGAATGCGGATAACACCCGCTTCGCGTCGGATCGCGCCGAGTCTGCGACCCAGGCGGCCCTCTCCAGTGGTGCCGCGATGGATTCCGTGATGGAGACCATGCATAAAATCCGTGGCAGCTCCGGCAAGATTGAAGAGATCACCTCGGTCATCGACAGCATCGCCTTCCAGACCAATATCCTGGCGCTGAATGCGGCGGTTGAAGCCGCGCGTGCCGGTGAACAGGGCAAAGGGTTCGCGGTCGTCGCTTCTGAAGTCCGGGCGCTGGCGCAGCGTTCAGCCAGCGCAGCAAAAGAGATCAAGGGCCTGATTGAGCAGTCAGTGGGTCATGCGCAGGAAGGGATTGCGATGGCGCAGAATGCCGGTAATAAAGTTAAGCAGAGCGTCAGCGCCATTGAACAGACCTCTCAGCTGATGCGCGACATCTCCTCCTCATCGGAAGAGCAGAGCAGCGGCATCCTGCAGGTCAATATTGCGGTAAACCAGATGGATCAGGTGACGCAGCAGAACGCCGTGCTGGTGGAAGAGTCAGCCTCGTCAGCCGATGAGCTGGCCGCGCGGGCAGTGCAGCTTCGTACGATGGTAGCCGTGTTCCAGACGGCATAA
- a CDS encoding MBL fold metallo-hydrolase, translated as MTMLCTACGTAYPLQATYPHCKICEDERQYIPADGQHWIALDALRASHANQWKAHSDTLLSIKTVPAFAINQRAFLLRTPHGNVLWDCIANLDDATCTLITALGGIDAIAISHPHYYTTMQEWAEAFNAPIHLHARDRQWIVRESPHIRFWEGESLTLMPSVTLMRLGGHFPGGSVLHWDEHGGVMLAGDIIQVTPGAHGASFMWSYPNMLPLSAATVGDILHRLAGVKFDRLYGAFDGQDMRQEAKEKVMRSGARYLACLRDHQA; from the coding sequence ATGACCATGTTATGTACCGCCTGCGGCACCGCTTACCCTCTTCAGGCCACCTATCCGCACTGTAAAATCTGTGAGGATGAGCGCCAGTATATCCCGGCCGACGGTCAGCACTGGATCGCGCTGGACGCGCTGCGCGCCAGCCATGCCAACCAGTGGAAGGCGCACAGCGACACGCTGCTGAGTATTAAAACCGTGCCGGCCTTTGCCATCAACCAGCGCGCCTTTCTGCTGCGCACCCCGCACGGCAACGTGCTCTGGGACTGTATTGCCAATCTGGATGACGCCACCTGCACCCTGATCACGGCGCTGGGCGGCATTGATGCGATAGCGATTTCGCATCCGCACTACTACACCACCATGCAGGAGTGGGCCGAAGCCTTTAACGCGCCCATTCATCTGCACGCCCGCGATCGGCAGTGGATTGTGCGGGAGAGTCCGCATATCCGCTTCTGGGAGGGGGAATCACTGACGCTGATGCCGTCTGTCACGCTGATGCGGCTGGGCGGACATTTTCCCGGTGGCAGCGTGCTGCACTGGGATGAGCATGGCGGCGTCATGCTGGCGGGTGACATTATTCAGGTGACGCCGGGCGCCCATGGCGCGTCGTTTATGTGGAGCTATCCCAATATGCTGCCGCTGTCGGCCGCGACGGTAGGCGATATTCTGCATCGGCTTGCCGGCGTGAAGTTTGATCGGCTCTACGGGGCTTTTGACGGTCAGGATATGCGTCAGGAGGCTAAAGAGAAGGTTATGCGGTCGGGCGCGCGTTATCTGGCCTGTCTGCGGGATCATCAGGCGTAG